The Candidozyma auris chromosome 1, complete sequence genome includes a region encoding these proteins:
- a CDS encoding TRAPP subunit BET5, which produces MTIYAFYIFDRHCSCIYSREYGHTNVPSSSSSTSQPSPAQSSANLGSVNKNNTSDTAKLLFGLIHSLKNLSSKLSTSDTPNLLRSFSTGSYRVHYLESLTSFKFVLLSDLDTENLQPQLWDLYSSVFLKTVVFNALSPMEFGDGKISNASFIQQSDKYLQALPVFY; this is translated from the coding sequence ATGACCATATACGCGTTTTACATCTTCGACAGACATTGCAGCTGTATATACTCACGTGAATACGGCCATACAAATGTGCCCCTGTCATCAAGCTCTACCTCTCAGCCTTCGCCCGCTCAATCATCTGCCAACCTCGGATCtgtcaacaaaaacaacacATCAGACACCgcaaagcttctctttggccTTATACACTCGTTGAAAAACTTATCCTCGAAATTGTCAACATCAGACACGCCGAACTTATTGCGCTCCTTCAGCACCGGCTCCTACAGAGTCCATTATCTAGAGTCTTTGACCAGTTTCAAGTTTGTCCTTCTCTCTGATTTGGACACGGAGAATCTCCAGCCACAACTTTGGGATTTATACTCCTCTGTCTTCCTCAAAACAGTTGTGTTCAATGCATTGAGTCCAATGGAGTTTGGCGACGGCAAGATCAGCAATGCCTCTTTCATCCAGCAGTCCGACAAGTACCTACAAGCGCTCCCAGTTTTCTATTAA
- a CDS encoding allantoicase has protein sequence MYPDGGIARFRIYGKVVPILPKDPKTVIDSASVKNGGVAVKVSDQCFSSADNLLLPGRGEHMGDGWETKRSRGAGHVDWAMIKLGAVTKVQEVLVDTAHFRGNFPQKVNVKGYKAPEGIEASPDSLPPFDSDKWEVIVKDSKTGPHEEFKFKAEKEGPYSHVMLTMIPDGGVKRLRVFGTVAN, from the coding sequence ATGTACCCTGACGGTGGAATTGCCCGGTTCAGAATCTACGGTAAGGTGGTGCCTATCTTGCCCAAGGACCCCAAGACGGTAATCGACCTGGCGCTGGTGAAAAACGGTGGTGTGGCCGTGAAAGTGTCTGACCAGTGCTTTTCCAGCGCAGACAACCTTCTTTTGCCTGGCCGTGGCGAGCACATGGGAGACGGCTGGGAAACGAAACGTTCGCGTGGCGCTGGCCATGTGGACTGGGCGATGATCAAGTTGGGCGCCGTGACCAAGGTCCAGGAGGTGCTTGTGGACACTGCTCATTTCAGAGGCAACTTCCCACAGAAGGTGAACGTGAAGGGGTACAAGGCACCAGAGGGCATCGAGGCGTCGCCAGACAGCTTGCCGCCATTTGACAGTGACAAGTGGGAGGTGATTGTCAAGGACAGTAAGACTGGCCCTCACGAGGagttcaagttcaaggcagagaaggaggGCCCATACTCGCATGTCATGTTGACCATGATTCCAGACGGCGGTgtcaagagattgagagTGTTTGGCACTGTTGCCAACTGA
- a CDS encoding allantoicase, whose product MPEIYTEEKFNKEIVTNYVDVIGQKLGGQVLSFSDEFFAPAANLIKSTPVVFDPTKFVHSGKWFDGWETRRHNTEEADWVIFKAGVSSARIIGCEVDTAHFTGNAAPFISVEGVRADDDSKSAPTRSGRTSSPRSSATHA is encoded by the coding sequence ATGCCCGAGATTTACACCGAGgagaaattcaacaaggagaTCGTGACCAACTACGTCGACGTGATTGGCCAGAAATTGGGGGGCCAGGTGTTGAGCTTCCTGGACGAGTTTTTCGCTCCAGCAGccaacttgatcaagtccacTCCAGTGGTGTTTGACCCAACCAAGTTTGTCCACTCTGGAAAGTGGTTTGACGGCTGGGAAACCAGAAGACACAACACCGAGGAAGCTGATTGGGTGATCTTCAAAGCTGGCGTGAGCTCGGCAAGAATCATTGGCTGTGAGGTCGACACCGCTCATTTCACCGGTAACGCTGCTCCTTTCATCTCGGTGGAAGGTGTTCGTGCCGACGACGACTCAAAGTCGGCCCCGACTCGAAGTGGGAGGACATCATCTCCAAGGTCGAGTGCCACCCATGCCTGA
- a CDS encoding protein-lysine N-methyltransferase, producing the protein MPSIIAALRSRALIKEIFGSPELLQTASRRDILAAVEDVVQTNPYYARMFMSEYIKRIEEEDAEAEEATEEKPGEFRETRDERDPESIEYPTDDPVQGSKSEICGIHEHKVGDEHDEHDKSEADPHIQPLKELSDSPSRSVSPSRSSSLVSLSSPVCYLSMAANTPSVEPQSSENDNGPFVDPYELLCSTLSAKPLAPSDPDRLQFLVDSSTWVTIHETPRVISGQGTTGARTWNAALLLALAVNTNPRFQNMFRDCTVLELGAGTGLVSLALAKKKNIHGFKKLLVTDGAAEVVQKLPSTFANNSADDDVEFVQFIWGEEAPRADIVMGADIVYDPSVLEILANCLNTFFANGTKLAVIARSERNPETTKMWEAICQQQFEREVVMVEDPEKSELPCWFDKGKQIVVEILRRKASSK; encoded by the coding sequence ATGCCTTCTATCATTGCAGCGCTACGGCTGCGAGCGCTCATAAAGGAGATCTTTGGCAGTCCAGAATTGCTCCAGacagcttcaagaagagacatCTTGGCTGCCGTGGAAGATGTAGTCCAGACAAACCCATATTATGCGAGGATGTTCATGAGTGAATACATCAAGAGGAtcgaggaggaggatgcCGAGGCAGAAGAGGCAACAGAGGAGAAACCTGGGGAATTTAGAGAAACTAGAGACGAAAGAGACCCTGAAAGTATCGAATACCCCACAGATGACCCAGTTCAGGGAAGCAAACTGGAGATTTGTGGAATCCATGAGCACAAAGTAGGTGATGAGCACGACGAGCATGACAAACTGGAGGCTGATCCACACATACAACCACTAAAGGAGCTACTGGATTCGCCATCAAGACTGGTGCTGCCATCAAGACTGTCGCTGCTTGTGCTGCTATCGAGCCCGGTCTGCTACCTTTccatggctgcaaacacTCCCTCGGTGGAGCCCCAATCCTCTGAAAACGACAATGGTCCTTTTGTTGATCCTTATGAGCTCCTTTGCTCAACTCTTTCGGCCAAGCCCTTGGCTCCGTCAGACCCAGACCgccttcaatttcttgttGACTCGTCTACATGGGTCACTATTCATGAGACGCCTCGGGTCATTTCTGGCCAGGGAACAACTGGGGCCAGGACATGGAAtgctgctcttcttctcgcttTGGCTGTCAACACGAACCCCAGGTTCCAAAATATGTTTCGAGATTGCACTGTTCTCGAACTTGGAGCAGGCACAGGGCTTGTCCTGCTAGcacttgcaaagaagaagaatataCATGGattcaagaagctcctAGTCACAGATGGTGCTGCAGAGGTTGTGCAGAAGCTACCATCGACGTTTGCAAACAACTCTGCTGATGACGATGTTGAGTTTGTCCAGTTTATATGGGGAGAGGAGGCTCCCAGGGCTGATATAGTGATGGGCGCCGACATTGTGTATGACCCTAGTGTTTTGGAAATCCTAGCCAACTGCTTAAATACCTTCTTCGCCAATGGCACAAAATTGGCTGTCATTGCAAGAAGCGAGAGAAACCCAGAGACTACTAAGATGTGGGAGGCTATATGCCAACAGCAGTTTGAGCGAGAAGTGGTGATGGTCGAAGATCCCGAGAAGCTGGAGTTGCCCTGCTGGTTCGACAAAGGAAAACAAATTGTGGTGGAGattcttcgaagaaagGCTCTGCTGAAGTAA